The Eremothecium cymbalariae DBVPG#7215 chromosome 1, complete sequence DNA segment TGTTGGTTGAATGCATAAACTTCATtgctttcaaaaataactTGGATGATCTGGACGATGATATCGAAACAATGATTAATTCTGTTAATCCAAGTTCACAAGTCAATAATATGGGCTCAACTATTTTAATAGATGACTTCAGTAAAGAAATTCAAGCCAGAAGGAATATGCAAATGAGATCCAGTATCCGAGGGTTAATATCTTTAGTAAGAATGAAGTTTGAGAACTATATACCATTAAAAGTGTTGTTCTGGGATGTTTTGCATTGTCCCTTGTTGAGCGTATATCAAAGGAAAAGGTTATTTGATCTCACGAGTGTAATGTATAGACTAGAAGATTCGTTTAAAGTTAAACTGACATCTCCAAGGAATAAGATATTAGTTGCCAAAGATCTCAGCAATGGCAAGGTCATAATAAAAAGAGAAGGTATTTTCAAAGTTCATTTGACTCCAAAATCGAATTCCGTATACTCAAACAATTCTGAAAACGGCATCCCGGAAAATTCAAATCATCCTAAACTAAACGGCCCAAACCGTCCACCTGCATCCACCTCTGTTACTGCACCTCACGTTACTACTTTAGAACCTGCTAGTACCCCCAAAATAAGATTGAATCTATCCAAACAGGGCAAAGCCGCAAACCCCCCTgctaccaccaccaccaatcCTACAACAAAAAGAGGCAAAAATACTGCAACAGTCGCCAAAAATCCCTCCAAAGGAAGACCACCAAAAGGTTCTATCACTAAGATCGGCTCATTGCCCCTCCGCTTTGTCAAAATAGTCCTTGACAGAAAAAGGGTTGACATCTCCGCCGTCccattcaacaaaaatgtgAAGATCATTAAAGCAAACATGAGGTCCTTCTCTATTAAGATTAAAGTGCCCCCAAACAGTATCCGTATGAACAAGTAGAATTACATAATTTATGCCCTCTCTACGTTGCAGACGGTGCAATCCCAATTTCACCCTCTGTATCATTAATTACCTGTAAGAGTTTCAAAgttttgttcttttaaaAGCTGATATCATTTTAAACGTCAATGAGTTGATTCGGAAAACTTCTGTAGAAGTCTGGACTGCTTAACCTACTCAATCACAAGCGTTGTTCGTTCTGGAGCTATATATTGACGTGTGAAGAGTATAACATATTATCGTCTTCTGTCCTGTTATGTTAAATACATGCCCATTAACGTCtcataaatataatgaagGTATACAATATAACTAATGGGGTGTATTTGTTACTAGTACTGACACTGTCTTTAGCGCTAGTACAAGTTGAACGAAACGGAGAAATATTTATGAGCACATTTTCAGAATCTAAGAGTAGTGACATAGTGTTTACTACTAGTAGTGGACATTTACATATGCCAAGCGACTTAGTTGTTACAGAAGATGTAATATTGAGTGAACGAAGTTTAGACCCAGTGCAGCTGCGATCGTGTTCTACTGTATCTTTACGGCAGGGGACTCCCGTGATCAGTGTGAAAGGCAGCAATAATATAATGGAGAATACGAGCATACCGAAGTTATATAATACGAGAACCAACTTAAACCTTTTGTCCACAGATATGAGTTTTTACGTACCGAAGTTGTCCTCTGTAGAGACCGCCGGTATACAAACGGGGGATGCCCTGCTTGTGTCGAATTTGTCCCGAAGCGAAATATCTTCTGGTAATGTGGTACTTCCTTCTACTTCAGTTATATTAAATGAATCACAGCTGACATCACTGAAAGTCGAAAGCCCTCGTAAACCTGAAGGTCATGTTAGTGATGATCCAGAGGTGCATAACGAAACCGAGTTTCTTCCGTTTGCTGAGTGGAAGAAGCTAAAACTTGATGAGAAACAGGCTGAATCACATACAGAATCCCAGTTAAAAACTAGAACAATGATAGATTACAATAAGGTTGAGACCTTGGGTGATGATATGGAGGTAGATTTGGGTATATTCACCTCCggagatgatgatgaaccaGAGGGTAAATTGTATCAGCAAAAATTTAATTATGCATCTCTGGATTGTGCAGCATCGATTGTCAAAACAAATTCGGAAGCGCATGGAGCCTCTTCTATATTGTATGAGAACAAAGACAAATATCTTTTGAATCCGTGTTCAGCTTCTATTAAGTTTGTCGTTATTGAGCTTTGCCAAGATATATTAGTGGAGAACATTGAAATTGCTAATTATGAattcttttcatcaacTTTTAAAAAGCTAAAGTTTTCAGTCTCAGATAGGTTTCCGGTTCCCAAGAATGGTTGGAAGGTTCTTGGGGAATTTATTGCCGAGAACAGTAGAGACTTGCAGACATTTTCTATACCGAATCCGATGATCTGGGCTAAGTATCTAAGAGTTGATATATTATCGCACTACGGCGATGAGTTTTATTGTCCTATCTCAGTTGTTCGTGCACACGGTAAAACTATGATGGACGAATTTAAGATGACCCAAAAGgataatgaagatgaagaccTAGTTGTCTTAGAAAATGAACAGGAACTTACAGTCAATTCTTCCACTATGGATGAGTTGCTTCTTTGCAACGTTAGTACATACCACGAATTTTTTGACAGGTATAATAACCCACTGATATTTCCCAGTAGTGATAACATCACGTTAGAGTTATTTTGGGATGATATAAGCTCTCAATGTCTTGCAGCATTGCCGGCTCTTAAGTTTGAGGAATTTGTGAAGGATTTTAATAATGAGACAGCCAATCCGTCTAAGCAAACAAAGGCTATAGATTTTACTCCTAACATGCCATCTTtatcaattgaagaatctatttttaaaaatataatgaagaGGATTTCATCACTAGAAGCAAATGCCACATTATcagtattatatattgAGGAACAAAGCAGATTATTGTCCAAATCATTCTCTTCATTAGAAAAAACTCATGCTAAAAAGTTAGACTCATTAGTATCGGCTTTCAATGAAACTATGATGGGGAaccttgaaaaattgagtTCTTTTGCTAGACAATTACGAGAATCATCGGTAAAAATActtgaagaacaaaagcTCGCAAATGATCAGTTTACTACTTCAACATCCCAGAGGTTAGATATGATGGAGAAGGATGCTACATTCCAGAAACGTATGATGTACcttattttatttgcttTCTCTGCCATGTTGGTGTACGTTTTATTAACCCGCGAGGCTTATATCGATGACTATATGGAAGATGATGGATGGTATCTAGATTCACCTCCGTTAAAAAAGGCAAAAGACAAATTAATGCGTAAAGCTGCCCTTGCTGTATCGACACCCACaatctttaaaaatattgtcGATGATGTCGAACAAGGAAAGTTTGAAAGAACTAGATCTTTGTCATCATCTACTACGTCTGATGATTCCCAATATTTAATTGATAatgatgacgacgatgacAGTCTGTATGTAGGGAGAGGTAGAAGTTACTCTAAGTTGCTGGCGGCTGATGAGAACGAGGTTGATATCGATGAGATTATGAGCATTTCCAGCGAAAACTCCGACCTATCAAATGGGATGGATAGGTTATTGGATGTAGATACAACAGCATTGTCTTCGCGAGAATCTATGGACAAAGAGAATAAATAGTCGTTTAAtaattgaaatataaagTCCTCATAGTTTTTTACTTTGGTTCTAGCTGAATGTAATAATGCCAAGTGAAACCCACTGGTATTAATAGTTCCGCGAAGtccttcaaatttttaagtttaaaaaaattcaccAAATAAATGGCTAcacaaataaataatatactATATTTTATTGATTCTCCTAAAACAACgttaaaaacaaaaaaaattaattgCACTATAATTGACTTAAATATCATTAATTCATAAAATGATCAGACTAATTTCTAAGGGTGGCATTGAAGCATTTTGAGGGAATTATATTGTGAGTATACAGATAGAAATTGGAGCGGAAGTTCGATGAAAACTTCGAAGACATAACATTAGGCTTCTAAATTAATATAGTATCTGGATATTCTCTGGAACTTCTATAAAGCACAGATTAAATGAGTAATGGAATGCTTAGTTTCTAACAAATCGGTGTGTTAGGGAGATTTGAAGGACTGAGGGCCAGTGCTGAAAAGGGAGCCAGAAGAAATCGAAGTAGGTGTAAGAGGCGTTATACAAGAGGATACGGATGGCAGCCGTTCTCTACTTCTGAAAACAGTTTTTGTAGAGGAATTAATACCCCCTGGATATTTGTAATACCCATAAGATGCTGGCGACGGTAAAGAACCTAGCATATTTCCTGTTAGGGAAGTTTCACTGTCTGATGCCTGttgcaaaatattatcaaatatggAAGTCGACAAACCTTGCATAGGCTTCATTAGAATTATGCCAGTTAAGTGATCAATAATCGGCTCAACCGCTTCTAAAGATTCCTTCGGAGAGGAATACACACTGCCGTTGCAGCTTATTGTGGTGAGACCCATCAGGTCAGCTAACATATCataattctttgaaaaaaaatcatcgatatatatatcgaCATAACTTGGGCTGTATTTCTTTGATAGTGCAAGGAGATACCCGCAGAaatgtttttgtttgaaaatgtcATTCAAGTACAACAAGGAACAAACCCTCATATCGTTCAGAGTTCTGGGAGTTATCTTCCAAAAGGGCAAATTATGCAAGTCATACTTAACATCTGCAGATGCAGTCTCTGACAGGTTATCATAATTTAAAGCTTCTAATGGATTATTTTCATACTCATAAAACCCACTATCGGCGTTATTTATGGCGTCTGacaatatttttgagaTGTAATTAGGAAATTCAGGGAAATTACAAATTGTAGACGCCAGCAAAACTGCGCATATGGCCTTAATTGCAGGTGTAAAATGGAGGAAATTCCTATCATACATTGTAGATTCACAAAGATAGGACGCTACACTAACCAATGCGCTGGGCGCTCCAGATGAGACAAGGAACGGTTCCGAGTCAAAACAGCAGCTGAGACAAGTGTGTAAATTTAAAGGACCTGCAATTTCCCATTCTAGTGTGGCCAGGATATGTTTTTCCATCTGTAAAAATTGTTCGCGGTCATATATTTGATGACATATAGTAACTAATTCTTGCAAAGTTGGAATTCTAGATTTTTTATCCTCATACTTGGCCGCGATCCATAGCGACGTCATTAACAGCAACTGATAATACCTATCAAAAACTATCCTCTTTGACATATATCGATCGTAGATAGAATTGGCCAAGTATAAGGTTTCAGGCACCAATTTGAAATACCTATGCATTTCAATAAGCGCGTCAACCAAATGTGCACCCACAAACGATTCTTTCTCTGGCTGACGTTCTATCATAGCAGGATCTGGAAGATTGCGCATTACGGAATAAGACATCGACATGtgcaattcaaaagaataatCTTTTAGAGATCGATAAGAAACAACCTTCTCATGATATAGTGAATAACGTTGTGTTCTTCGGACATATTGAGGTGGGCCCAAGAGCATCTCAGCGTCAAGAGTAGCTGAGTTCATAGGTGTTATAAAAAAGCGGTAGCCTGAAAACAAGGACTGCAAAGTCTGAATAAACGATAGTATGGATAGAATATTGTTTGACTAACGTTGAATTTTTCTGGCAAAGATAGATGAAAATCGTCAAACCAAGGGCAGTCTTCAAATTACTAAAATTAAAATGAACCGTAAAAAAATTGCATCAAAATGAAGGGAATATTAGCAGGATAAAAAGCGAAAATTGAGGCAATGTTAGTTGTATATCATAGGGGTATATACCCTAGCCCAAAAACGAAAAACCTTATGTGTACCAAAGTTGGTGATGACAGCGACAGTATCAAACTgcacaaaaaaataaaaataaaatagcTAAAATGAGAGAATGGCACTTTTGAGAACAATCTAATGTCTTCCTGTGCACACTGCTTATCGGTTTGAGTTTAGTAGCAATGCTTCAAGTTTTTGTCTCCTAATCGCACTTGTGGATTAACAATTCCAAGCTGATCTCAAAtatgtacatatatatatatataatattatatccATATTCTTCAACGTAGGCTAAAACCACTTGACTCTGGGAGGAAAATAGGACAACACAAGATCCCGAAGTAAATATGGGCTTCACCATAAGACAAAAAAGGTATTATGCAACAAGCTAAAGATAGCTCGAAGTAAAGATAAAAATGGCTGCCGGGATCTTATAATACACCAACTAACTACCTAAATCTGCTAAACTGTGCACCCGGCAACCAAAAAGCGCTGCTTTACCAACAACGCCAAATCATTCTCCTTTTCGATTTCCCGCTGACATGCCCCCCCCCCCACCTCCAGTGACGCCTTCTCCACTAACTTCACACTGATTGTTTCCGATCAGCCAAAATAGCTTTTATGTCCTGTAGACGGAACCAAGTCATACAGTCACACAATGCAATTCTATAcgaaaacagaaaaaagTCGTGCTTTTGAAACCTTAATCACATCGCTACTGGTTTCATAATTAATACCAGGCTCACTCGAAGATTAATTTGGTTTTCCAAATCAGGCATCCCGT contains these protein-coding regions:
- the SLP1 gene encoding Slp1p (similar to Ashbya gossypii AFR673C); this encodes MKVYNITNGVYLLLVLTLSLALVQVERNGEIFMSTFSESKSSDIVFTTSSGHLHMPSDLVVTEDVILSERSLDPVQLRSCSTVSLRQGTPVISVKGSNNIMENTSIPKLYNTRTNLNLLSTDMSFYVPKLSSVETAGIQTGDALLVSNLSRSEISSGNVVLPSTSVILNESQLTSLKVESPRKPEGHVSDDPEVHNETEFLPFAEWKKLKLDEKQAESHTESQLKTRTMIDYNKVETLGDDMEVDLGIFTSGDDDEPEGKLYQQKFNYASLDCAASIVKTNSEAHGASSILYENKDKYLLNPCSASIKFVVIELCQDILVENIEIANYEFFSSTFKKLKFSVSDRFPVPKNGWKVLGEFIAENSRDLQTFSIPNPMIWAKYLRVDILSHYGDEFYCPISVVRAHGKTMMDEFKMTQKDNEDEDLVVLENEQELTVNSSTMDELLLCNVSTYHEFFDRYNNPLIFPSSDNITLELFWDDISSQCLAALPALKFEEFVKDFNNETANPSKQTKAIDFTPNMPSLSIEESIFKNIMKRISSLEANATLSVLYIEEQSRLLSKSFSSLEKTHAKKLDSLVSAFNETMMGNLEKLSSFARQLRESSVKILEEQKLANDQFTTSTSQRLDMMEKDATFQKRMMYLILFAFSAMLVYVLLTREAYIDDYMEDDGWYLDSPPLKKAKDKLMRKAALAVSTPTIFKNIVDDVEQGKFERTRSLSSSTTSDDSQYLIDNDDDDDSLYVGRGRSYSKLLAADENEVDIDEIMSISSENSDLSNGMDRLLDVDTTALSSRESMDKENK
- a CDS encoding cyclin family protein (similar to XP_452296 - K. lactis - KLLA0C02233g), with translation MNSATLDAEMLLGPPQYVRRTQRYSLYHEKVVSYRSLKDYSFELHMSMSYSVMRNLPDPAMIERQPEKESFVGAHLVDALIEMHRYFKLVPETLYLANSIYDRYMSKRIVFDRYYQLLLMTSLWIAAKYEDKKSRIPTLQELVTICHQIYDREQFLQMEKHILATLEWEIAGPLNLHTCLSCCFDSEPFLVSSGAPSALVSVASYLCESTMYDRNFLHFTPAIKAICAVLLASTICNFPEFPNYISKILSDAINNADSGFYEYENNPLEALNYDNLSETASADVKYDLHNLPFWKITPRTLNDMRVCSLLYLNDIFKQKHFCGYLLALSKKYSPSYVDIYIDDFFSKNYDMLADLMGLTTISCNGSVYSSPKESLEAVEPIIDHLTGIILMKPMQGLSTSIFDNILQQASDSETSLTGNMLGSLPSPASYGYYKYPGGINSSTKTVFRSRERLPSVSSCITPLTPTSISSGSLFSTGPQSFKSP